CTGGCTGATCGCGCCGACGCGGGAGAGGGCGACGTCGCCTCCCGCCTGCGCGGCCGCTTCGGCGAGCCGGCGACCGGAGGCCAGTCGCAGGATGTCCGCCCGGACGGCCTCGGCATTGGTCGTGGAGAGGTACTCGAGCTTGACATTGGCATCGGTGCCGGCGCCCACGACTTCGAGCTTCGCCATCCCGAGCAGGCGAGCGAGCATGGGCCGCGTGAGGTTGACGCCCTGGACGCGGTCGAGGGGCGCGCGCCGCTGCGTCCGGAAGAGGATCCCGCTGCGCACCTCGACGTCGTCCCCCGTGATGCGGAACGTGTGGAACCGCCACGAGAGGTAGAAGATCACGATGAGCGCGATGAGCACGCCGAGGACGACGAGCCCCGCCGCCAGATACAGGTTGTTCGCGACGATGAAGTCGATGGGGTCGCCCGACCCCTCGAACTCCTCCAGCTCGTCCGCGGGGATGCCGGGCGCGAAGATCTCCAGGAAGAGGAAGATCAGCCGGTCGCGGAGGTTCGCGATGACGATGCCGATCACGACGACGAGGAACAGCCCGCCGCGCAGGAGCGGGGTCAGGGGGTGCAGCCGGTGCCACTCGCCGTCGCTCAGCGGCGAGCGCACAAGCGCCTGCGGCGGCGCGGGGGACGCGGCATCCGTCGACGACACCGCCGGCGGGCCGGGCGTCGCGCCGATGGGAACGGGGCTGTCGGTCACAGTCCGGTCCGGCGGCTCTCGGCCACCGCGACGAGGTGGTCGCGCAGCGTCTCGGCCGTCGTCTGCTCCAGGCCCGGGATCGTGACGCCGGTCGTGGCGGCGGCCGTGACGAACTTGAGCTGTGCGATGCCGAAGCCGCGGTCGAGGGGTCCGTGAGTGATGTCGACGAGCTGCATGCGGCCGTAGGGGACGGCCACCATGCGCTGCCAGAGGATGCCGCGGCGGAACACGAGGTCGTCGTCGCGCAGCTGATAGCCGATCGCCCTCAGTTGACGGGGGAGGATCGCCATCGTCCAGATCAGGATGACCGCGACGATGCCGCCGGGGATGAGTGCCCAGGGCTGATGAAGCACGAGGCTGAGCACGGCGACCACGACGGCGACGAGCAGCAGCACCGTGCCCGACGAGATGAGCTGGACCCACAGGTACTTGCGCGAGATCTGGTGCCAGACGCCCTGCGCGAGGTCGAGGCGATTGGCCGAGCGAGGCTCCACGAGCCGCGTGTAGGTGCCCTGGTCGAGGGATGCCGGGGCGCCGTCCGATGCGACTGCGTCAGCGTCAGCGACGGCGTCAGTGCGAGTGGGCGTCGAATCCGGGACCGGGGTCGCCGGGTTGTTCGTCATCGTCGTCCTTCCGGATGGTGCAGAGATGCTCGGCGATCAGGCCCGCGGCGACGAGCAGCGCGCCGCTCACGATGGTCACGATCACCGCTCCCCACGAGCCTAGCGAGGGGGTCACGGGGCGGGTCAGCAGGAAGAGCGAGAGGCCGCCGCCCAACCCCGCGAAGACCGCGCCGACGAT
This genomic interval from Microbacterium sp. 4R-513 contains the following:
- a CDS encoding PH domain-containing protein produces the protein MTNNPATPVPDSTPTRTDAVADADAVASDGAPASLDQGTYTRLVEPRSANRLDLAQGVWHQISRKYLWVQLISSGTVLLLVAVVVAVLSLVLHQPWALIPGGIVAVILIWTMAILPRQLRAIGYQLRDDDLVFRRGILWQRMVAVPYGRMQLVDITHGPLDRGFGIAQLKFVTAAATTGVTIPGLEQTTAETLRDHLVAVAESRRTGL